A genomic region of Arachis stenosperma cultivar V10309 chromosome 9, arast.V10309.gnm1.PFL2, whole genome shotgun sequence contains the following coding sequences:
- the LOC130949159 gene encoding uncharacterized protein LOC130949159 has product MGATPFHRSILEVRLPKHFDKLTDMRYDGTQDPLEHLTAFEARMDLEGVGDEVRCRAFPVTLAGPAIRWFNGLPQESIYGFSDISRAFLAQFTTRIAKAKHPINLLGITQRQGEPTRKYLDRFNDECLEINGLTDSVASLCLMNGLLNEDFRKHLTTKPVWTMHEIQTVAKEYINDEEVSQVVATNKRHSGYNQPRQQGNGERQKEQAREGASSKAPRPFPRVGKFTNYTPLTLPIMEVYQQIAEKGILPKPRPLKDRTGGNKNFYCDYHKGYGHQTQDCFDLKDALEQAIREGKLTEFSHLIREPRRRHRDQDEEGKTRSAKWRQEPEDRDHGLTGINVVTAKNAAPRSRSAHKKDAKVLAVSSSLVRSSKKPPSISFGPEDQWFDEAPENPPIVITARVETGLVKRILVDTGADSNIMFHNVFDALGLRDADLSTHQHGVIGLGNHFIKPDGVISLPVSMGQAQGRRSAMAEFVVLRDSTAYNVILGRKTINDVEAIINTKLLVMKFVTDDGSIGSIRGDLKTAVTCDNASLSLRKKSKEASGVFLADLDARVDDKPRPEPEGDLEKFIVGDTEEKFMFEHTYHCNFLKLCTHLP; this is encoded by the coding sequence ATGGGCGCTACCCCATTCCATCGATCCATCCTCGAAGTCCGGTTGCCAAAGCACTTCGACAAACTgacggacatgaggtacgacggaACCCAAGACCCTCTGGAACACCTCACAGCCTTCGAAGCTAGGATGGATCTGGAGGGAGTAGGGGACGAGGTGAGATGCCGAGCTTTCCCGGTGACCCTGGCAGGACCCGCGATCagatggtttaacggcctcccgCAGGAGTCCATCTATGGGTTTTCGGACATCAGCCGTGCCTTCCTAGCCCAATTCACAACACGAATAGCAAAGGCAAAGCACCCGATCAACCTTCTGGGGATAACCCAGAGACAGGGAGAGCCGACCAGGAAATACCTGGACaggttcaacgacgaatgcttggaaatTAACGGCCTAACCGATTCGGTGGCCAGCCTTTGTCTGATGAACGGCCTTCTCAACGAGGACTTTCGAAAGCACCTTACCACAAAACCAGTTTGGACGATGCACGAGATCCAAACGGTAGCCAAGGAGTACATAAATGACGAGGAAGTTAGCCAAGTCGTGGCCACCAATAAACGGCACTCCGGCTACAACCAACCTAGGCAACAAGGTAATGGAGAAAGACAAAAAGAACAAGCCAGGGAAGGAGCGTCGAGCAAGGCACCCAGGCCATTCCCCCGGGTCGGGAAATTCACCAACTACACTCCGCTCACTCTTcccatcatggaagtttatcaGCAAATTGCCGAGAAAGGAATCCTGCCGAAGCCCCGACCACTCAAGGACCGTACGGGGGGAAACAAGAACTTCTACTGTGACTATCACAAGGGCTATGGTCACCAAACACAGGACTGTTTTGACCTGAAAGACGCACTAGAACAAGCGATAAGGGAGGGTAAACTGACAGAATTCTCCCATCTTATAAGGGAGCCGAGGAGGCGTCATCGCGACCAAGACGAAGAAGGCAAAACCCGGTCGGCAAAGTGGCGACAAGAGCCAGAAGACAGAGATCACGGCCTCACCGGGATAAACGTAGTGACAGCCAAAAACGCCGCGCCAAGGTCGCGATCGGCGCACAAGAAAGATGCCAAGGTCTTGGCGGTCTCTTCCTCGCTGGTGCGAAGCTCTAAGAAGCCCCCTTCTATCTCTTTCGGCCCAGAAGACCAGTGGTTCGACGAGGCCCCTGAAAACCCACCCATAGTCATCACGGCCAGAGTGGAAACCGGTCTCGTCAAACGAATCCTTGTCGACACGGGGGCAGATTCGAACATCATGTTCCATAACGTGTTTGACGCACTGGGGCTAAGGGACGCCGACCTGTCGACTCACCAGCACGGGGTCATCGGGTTGGGCAACCACTTCATCAAACCTGATGGAGTAATATCCCTGCCGGTCTCAATGGGACAGGCTCAAGGCCGGAGATCGGCGATGGCCGAGTTCGTGGTCCTCCGAGATTCCACCGCCTACAACGTCATCTTGGGAAGGAAGACGATTAACGATGTTGAAGCGATAATCAACACAAAGCTGCTAGTCATGAAGTTTGTTACCGATGACGGATCTATAGGGTCCATAAGAGGGGACCTCAAGACGGCAGTCACCTGCGACAACGCCAGTCTCTCCCTAAGGAAGAAATCCAAAGAGGCGTCTGGGGTGTTCCTAGCTGACCTGGACGCCAGAGTAGACGACAAACCCAGACCAGAACCAGAGGGAGACCTGGAAAAATTCATAGTCGGCGACACGGAGGAAAAATTCATGTTCGAACATACATATCACTGCAACTTCTTGAAACTTTGTACCCACTTGCCATGA